One segment of Radiobacillus kanasensis DNA contains the following:
- a CDS encoding DUF4127 family protein — protein sequence MKKFIRLSAVFALFMSLLFSVVTTVDAKGSKKPLANLLMVPLDDRPANLYFPQQVGKTAGVNILTPPKDLIGFYDNPGQGQEISEWVLANAEQADGFVISSSMLAYGGLIASRTGVQTKEKALENIQVIKELKEKYPDKPIYVYDMIQRLAVTAISEDYAKYYSQIREWAILYDKVHNLGFEEDRPRLEELEAIIPDDVLEDYLNARNRNHEINKRLIDWVDKDYIDYLILAQDDAAPYGLHRSERERLLDKVETLQVDDRVSVFPGADEVDVVLVSRFVNAIFEESPKFYVEYGGVHGKDWIAPFEDTTFDKNVERHIVSAGAQITKKQSEADIHLMLNTPSKEDSDRGQDIANMVERIKNLVDSRKQVAIGDVLLVNRADENFVTQLANNVDLTMLLSYSGWNTAGNALGITVGHAAARDAFLKQTSGFGVPVYKETAEANYEFLLHRFALDQGYKNVVMPGANQLIADIGANQWNLGENYEAVNQFVKEKLISETEKWYEYFDGKQVYIGSRGNKDFYSTIKDLEKVHVELPWPRTFETELETELELD from the coding sequence ATGAAGAAGTTCATTAGATTAAGTGCAGTCTTTGCCTTGTTTATGAGTTTATTATTCTCAGTAGTTACCACTGTGGATGCGAAAGGTTCAAAAAAACCTCTTGCGAACCTATTAATGGTACCCCTTGATGATAGGCCTGCAAATTTATACTTTCCACAACAAGTGGGTAAGACAGCGGGTGTTAACATCCTTACCCCACCTAAAGACTTGATAGGATTTTATGACAACCCAGGTCAAGGCCAGGAAATTAGTGAATGGGTGTTGGCAAATGCGGAACAGGCAGATGGGTTTGTAATATCAAGTAGTATGTTAGCATACGGAGGATTAATTGCATCACGAACAGGTGTACAGACTAAGGAAAAAGCATTAGAGAATATTCAGGTAATCAAAGAGTTGAAGGAAAAATACCCCGATAAACCAATATATGTCTATGATATGATTCAACGTCTAGCGGTTACAGCGATTAGTGAGGATTACGCGAAATACTATTCTCAAATTAGAGAGTGGGCAATTCTCTATGATAAAGTGCATAATTTAGGATTCGAAGAAGATCGGCCGAGGCTAGAAGAATTAGAAGCTATCATACCAGATGATGTGCTAGAAGATTATTTAAATGCAAGAAATAGGAACCATGAAATTAATAAGCGATTGATTGATTGGGTGGATAAAGATTATATTGATTATCTTATTCTCGCCCAAGATGATGCTGCTCCGTATGGTCTTCACCGCTCAGAACGTGAAAGGTTATTGGATAAGGTGGAGACATTACAGGTAGATGATCGTGTTTCGGTGTTCCCTGGTGCAGACGAAGTAGATGTAGTTCTAGTTTCACGATTTGTTAATGCAATATTTGAAGAATCACCAAAGTTCTATGTTGAATATGGTGGTGTTCATGGTAAGGATTGGATTGCTCCTTTTGAAGATACAACCTTTGACAAAAATGTAGAAAGGCACATCGTATCGGCAGGAGCTCAAATTACGAAAAAACAGTCTGAGGCAGACATACATCTGATGTTAAATACTCCTTCCAAAGAGGATAGTGATAGGGGACAGGATATTGCCAATATGGTTGAGAGAATAAAGAATCTTGTTGATTCAAGGAAACAAGTGGCAATAGGTGATGTACTCCTCGTTAATCGAGCAGATGAGAATTTTGTTACGCAACTGGCTAACAACGTAGACTTAACAATGCTTCTTTCTTATAGTGGCTGGAACACTGCAGGGAATGCACTTGGCATAACAGTCGGTCACGCTGCAGCGAGAGACGCATTTTTAAAACAAACATCAGGTTTTGGAGTGCCAGTGTATAAGGAAACAGCAGAAGCAAACTATGAATTTCTCCTTCACCGTTTTGCACTAGACCAAGGGTATAAGAATGTAGTTATGCCAGGTGCTAACCAATTGATTGCGGACATAGGGGCAAATCAATGGAATTTAGGAGAAAACTATGAGGCAGTAAATCAATTTGTGAAAGAGAAATTGATAAGTGAAACGGAGAAATGGTACGAGTACTTTGATGGTAAGCAAGTATATATAGGTTCAAGAGGTAATAAAGATTTTTATAGTACTATTAAAGATCTTGAAAAAGTTCATGTTGAATTACCATGGCCAAGAACTTTTGAAACTGAGTTAGAGACTGAGTTAGAGTTGGACTAA
- a CDS encoding DUF4127 family protein — protein MKIKKVMDFRKFLTIVVVICLVTTTIPGDVINAKKTNQSKDAISYVPLDDRPFPLYTPKKLAEIGGFQANTPNENLLGNYFTPGKGEAIGDWLVKDSKKTSASVIAVPMLAYGGLINSRYGEVSLEEAKENLQAIKKVKEQNPDKKIYAFDVLMRLTISPTRDYPGNYAGEIREWSILKDKIENLGMNDKKLIDRYEELSESIPKELLEDYMRARKRNLAINKLMIDWVEKGIIDFLVIGQDDADPYGLHRPEHIALQERIHKLGVSDKIIIMPGADVVGSLLMTKLMMEKFDLQPKVSVEYSHVNGEDWIAPYQNIPYSQVIKNYVSILGGSIVNNHEEADIVLMANTGGVGKVKSFADQIYEYIGRGYNVTIGDDASAGRSDKELVDLLDKRIQFADVMGYSGWNVGVSITQAFTRWGLTHSVEQGNLNVLRNSAESHLELLLEALVHEEGYRNNVRTDARNLAESLGDDPQRLLTHFEEVNNFAVTNTKPYAKKWYEEHFLGENTSLGGNNEINGIITGLSNWDMYLPWNRYSELAAYPELELETTPSHKQKLVRNTPIPYDSVIALDKESHQVEVLVTNKHEQSIKTEVSLELPNGWGAFSEENSFILGPTETREVTFNIDMPLDVTPEQKYKLWSKVNYKLLNGNNKTSGLKARDVNEPFFITPKHTNLALQTEGGKATASSHFHAYTADNANDGNDTHVRSRWISNKNEENWLKITFPKPTSVNEVKIVGYRGYPIIDYKIQTLQNGNWKDTVVVTGNKRTIMEHEFEMVKTEAVRLQITNTSDGRVRIYEMEVYKK, from the coding sequence ATGAAAATTAAGAAGGTAATGGATTTTAGAAAGTTTTTAACTATCGTTGTAGTGATTTGTTTGGTAACAACTACAATTCCTGGAGATGTAATAAATGCTAAGAAAACGAATCAATCTAAGGATGCTATTTCATATGTCCCGTTAGATGATCGACCTTTCCCGCTGTATACACCAAAGAAGTTAGCAGAAATTGGAGGATTTCAGGCTAATACACCAAATGAAAACTTACTAGGAAATTATTTTACGCCTGGGAAGGGAGAGGCAATAGGGGATTGGTTGGTTAAGGACTCAAAGAAAACCTCAGCTTCTGTAATTGCCGTTCCAATGCTTGCATATGGTGGTCTCATAAATTCCAGATATGGAGAAGTATCGCTAGAGGAAGCAAAAGAGAACTTACAGGCAATAAAAAAGGTGAAAGAACAGAATCCGGATAAGAAAATATACGCTTTTGATGTGCTAATGAGATTGACTATTTCCCCTACAAGAGATTACCCAGGGAACTATGCGGGCGAAATTCGGGAATGGTCAATTCTTAAAGATAAGATAGAAAATCTGGGTATGAATGATAAGAAACTGATTGACAGATATGAGGAGCTTTCAGAAAGTATTCCCAAAGAGTTGTTAGAAGATTATATGCGTGCACGTAAACGAAACCTTGCAATCAACAAATTAATGATTGATTGGGTTGAAAAGGGAATTATCGATTTCCTGGTGATTGGACAGGATGATGCTGATCCCTATGGACTACACCGCCCTGAGCATATAGCCTTGCAGGAAAGAATTCATAAGTTAGGTGTTAGCGATAAAATTATTATTATGCCAGGAGCAGATGTTGTTGGATCCTTACTCATGACCAAGTTGATGATGGAGAAGTTTGATTTACAGCCCAAAGTATCGGTTGAATATTCTCATGTTAATGGTGAAGATTGGATCGCCCCGTATCAAAATATTCCTTATAGCCAAGTGATTAAGAATTATGTGTCTATATTGGGTGGATCAATAGTAAATAACCATGAAGAAGCTGATATAGTTCTGATGGCAAATACAGGCGGGGTAGGAAAAGTTAAATCATTTGCTGATCAAATATATGAGTATATTGGTAGAGGATATAATGTGACAATTGGTGATGATGCAAGTGCTGGAAGAAGTGATAAAGAGTTGGTAGATTTACTGGATAAAAGAATCCAGTTTGCAGATGTAATGGGATATTCCGGATGGAATGTTGGTGTTTCAATAACTCAGGCTTTTACCAGATGGGGATTAACACACTCGGTTGAACAAGGTAATTTAAATGTTCTCAGGAATTCCGCGGAGTCACATTTAGAGCTTTTATTAGAGGCCTTGGTTCATGAAGAGGGATATCGAAATAACGTTCGTACAGATGCCAGGAATCTAGCTGAATCTTTGGGAGACGATCCCCAACGATTATTAACTCACTTTGAAGAAGTGAATAACTTTGCGGTCACTAATACAAAACCGTACGCAAAGAAGTGGTATGAAGAACACTTTTTAGGAGAAAACACCTCTCTTGGAGGAAATAATGAAATCAATGGAATAATTACTGGCCTAAGTAATTGGGATATGTATCTTCCTTGGAATCGTTATTCGGAATTGGCTGCATATCCTGAATTGGAACTAGAAACCACTCCTTCACACAAGCAAAAGTTGGTTCGTAATACACCAATTCCTTATGATTCTGTTATCGCACTAGATAAAGAATCACATCAAGTTGAAGTCCTAGTTACGAACAAACATGAACAATCGATTAAAACAGAAGTTTCTCTGGAGTTGCCTAATGGATGGGGTGCTTTTTCAGAAGAGAACAGTTTTATTCTAGGACCAACAGAAACACGTGAAGTGACCTTCAACATAGATATGCCATTGGATGTAACTCCTGAACAGAAATATAAGCTATGGTCAAAAGTAAATTATAAGCTTTTAAATGGAAATAACAAGACATCAGGCTTAAAAGCAAGGGATGTTAATGAACCATTTTTCATAACGCCCAAGCATACAAACCTTGCTTTACAAACAGAGGGGGGCAAAGCCACGGCAAGCAGTCACTTTCATGCCTATACAGCAGATAATGCCAATGATGGAAATGACACTCACGTTAGAAGTAGGTGGATTTCTAATAAAAATGAGGAAAATTGGTTAAAGATTACATTTCCAAAACCCACTTCAGTAAACGAAGTGAAAATAGTCGGATATAGAGGATATCCAATAATCGATTATAAAATACAGACACTCCAAAATGGAAACTGGAAGGATACTGTTGTTGTTACCGGCAATAAAAGAACGATAATGGAACATGAATTCGAGATGGTTAAAACTGAAGCTGTCCGTTTACAGATTACTAATACATCAGATGGCCGTGTAAGAATCTATGAAATGGAAGTGTATAAGAAATAA
- a CDS encoding M24 family metallopeptidase — translation MTILQKIRNTFKDYEIDGLMITNSFNRRYVTKFTGTAGIVLISKEKSLLLTDFRYMDQATKQAKGFEVVNAGRDIDKLAKLVHQLGIKKLGFESKNISYDDFHTYNEAIESDLIPVTNLLEPIRSIKTQDEIDCIKEAAKITDEAFTHILNFIKPGVKEIEVSNEIERVMRDNGATSSGYDMIVASGYRSSLPHGVASSKVIEKGDLVTLDIGALYNGYRSDMTRTVAVGEISDKWKEIYTIVNDALTIQINGIKAGITAQEADALSRNFIASKGYGEYYGHGSGHGVGLEIHELPFMSTTSKDIIEKNMLITIEPGIYLPDEAGVRIEDDVLVTESGCEIITSSSKELLIL, via the coding sequence TTTAAAGATTACGAGATTGATGGCTTAATGATTACCAATAGCTTTAACAGAAGATATGTAACCAAGTTCACAGGAACTGCTGGAATCGTTTTAATTTCAAAAGAGAAATCCCTTTTATTAACAGACTTCCGTTATATGGACCAAGCAACCAAGCAAGCAAAAGGATTTGAAGTAGTTAATGCGGGCCGAGACATTGATAAACTTGCTAAGTTGGTCCATCAATTAGGGATCAAAAAATTAGGATTTGAATCGAAGAATATTTCCTATGATGACTTTCATACATATAACGAGGCAATTGAATCCGACTTAATACCTGTAACCAATTTGTTAGAACCTATCCGTTCGATAAAAACGCAAGATGAAATAGACTGCATAAAAGAGGCAGCCAAAATAACGGATGAAGCATTTACTCATATTTTAAATTTTATAAAGCCTGGGGTTAAGGAAATAGAGGTTTCCAATGAAATAGAACGTGTCATGCGTGATAATGGTGCTACATCATCCGGTTATGACATGATTGTCGCTTCGGGTTACCGTTCCTCCCTTCCACATGGAGTTGCCAGTTCGAAGGTAATTGAAAAAGGCGATTTGGTCACTTTGGATATAGGTGCCTTATATAATGGCTATCGTTCTGATATGACAAGGACCGTCGCAGTTGGGGAAATTAGTGATAAATGGAAAGAAATCTACACCATCGTGAATGATGCATTGACCATTCAGATTAACGGCATCAAAGCCGGAATAACTGCCCAGGAAGCAGATGCCTTATCACGAAATTTCATTGCTTCCAAAGGATACGGTGAGTACTATGGCCATGGATCTGGTCATGGAGTTGGATTAGAAATTCATGAACTTCCTTTTATGTCCACAACATCTAAGGACATTATTGAGAAAAATATGCTCATCACTATTGAACCAGGTATTTATTTACCAGATGAGGCTGGTGTCAGAATTGAAGATGACGTACTGGTTACCGAATCAGGGTGTGAAATCATTACTTCCTCTAGTAAGGAGCTTCTTATACTTTAA
- a CDS encoding carbohydrate ABC transporter permease — translation MRNKKLLVFRYIALSLITVLMVGPLVWMIATSLKEPTRIFTQFFPNPIRWENYTEVLGQMTFLKQYWNSIYIAVLVTIFVLLFSSMAGYAFARIKFPGRNVVFLLLLSVMMIPPEVTIIPLFLFMRDLGWVNTHIPLILLPIFGAPGAFGIFLMRQFFLAIPKELEEAAVVDGCSKFKIYWRIMLPLSVPALSTLTIFTFLTNWDEFLYPLIFINARELMTLPVGLSLFTDEAGTDWHHLMSATTLVTIPLLILFFFAQKKFIEGMTAGSIK, via the coding sequence ATGAGGAATAAGAAGCTACTAGTATTCAGATATATCGCGCTTAGTTTAATAACAGTACTGATGGTAGGTCCATTAGTATGGATGATTGCCACGTCATTAAAAGAGCCTACTAGAATCTTTACCCAGTTTTTCCCGAATCCAATTAGGTGGGAGAATTACACTGAAGTGCTAGGTCAGATGACCTTCCTTAAGCAATATTGGAACAGTATCTATATAGCAGTATTGGTGACAATATTTGTCTTATTGTTCTCCTCAATGGCGGGCTATGCTTTTGCAAGAATTAAATTTCCAGGCAGAAATGTTGTATTTCTTCTATTGCTTAGCGTAATGATGATCCCTCCAGAGGTAACGATTATACCGTTGTTTTTATTTATGCGTGATTTAGGATGGGTGAACACCCATATCCCACTCATTCTACTGCCTATTTTTGGGGCGCCGGGGGCTTTTGGGATATTCTTAATGCGACAATTCTTCCTTGCTATTCCTAAGGAATTAGAAGAAGCGGCTGTAGTAGATGGATGTTCTAAGTTCAAGATATATTGGCGAATTATGCTCCCTTTATCTGTTCCTGCTTTATCGACATTAACCATTTTTACGTTTTTGACTAATTGGGATGAGTTTTTATATCCATTGATATTTATAAACGCTAGAGAATTAATGACACTTCCGGTTGGCCTTTCTCTTTTCACAGATGAGGCAGGAACTGACTGGCACCACTTAATGAGTGCAACGACTCTAGTTACCATTCCGTTATTAATCCTGTTCTTCTTTGCGCAGAAGAAATTTATTGAAGGAATGACGGCAGGAAGTATTAAGTAA
- a CDS encoding IS91 family transposase, with translation MSKGSGVVKQILKDHFAGFWELHSTRFPESYRSHIKETVKKTIRCGTTDLGYARYECLGCEGNPMPKFVCFTCKSRLCHRCGKKYTDDWSDKQQEMIFNVTHRHMVFTIPQEIRKVFYDDRKKLNELSKQVSEVFQYHNYQKSKKRGFRSGIITVIHTFGRDLKFNPHIHALVTEGALDNNNEWVNNGYIPYDYLRKSWQKVVLDLLKKWFPNNQKVINLINELYQRYPKGFYVNAEKKMTNAKAVAKYIGRYLARPAIAEYRIEEYDGKSVHYWYEDHKTGKRVDKRIPVYRFIFEILQHVPPKHFRMVGRFGLYSRRSHHKAQQILSLHAFMRTKQIELLLEKKRKKKTYRQRMIESFEKDPFECPHCHRQMELVGIWHSDYGWLYHYMEDIEMERRRKYGIGKPKKAG, from the coding sequence ATGAGTAAAGGTTCTGGAGTTGTTAAACAAATATTAAAAGATCACTTTGCAGGTTTTTGGGAATTACATTCTACTCGTTTTCCCGAGTCTTATCGTAGTCATATTAAAGAAACAGTGAAAAAGACAATTAGATGCGGTACTACTGATTTAGGTTATGCTCGATATGAATGTCTAGGATGTGAAGGAAATCCTATGCCTAAATTTGTTTGTTTCACTTGTAAAAGTAGGCTATGTCATCGATGCGGTAAAAAATACACCGATGATTGGTCAGACAAACAACAGGAAATGATCTTCAATGTAACTCATCGTCATATGGTATTCACCATCCCTCAAGAGATAAGAAAAGTATTTTATGATGATCGTAAAAAGCTTAATGAATTGAGTAAACAAGTCTCGGAAGTTTTCCAATACCATAACTATCAAAAAAGTAAAAAGCGAGGATTCCGTTCAGGAATCATTACAGTAATACATACATTTGGTAGAGATTTAAAGTTTAACCCACATATACATGCATTAGTTACGGAAGGTGCACTAGATAACAATAATGAATGGGTGAACAATGGTTATATTCCATATGACTATTTGAGAAAGTCATGGCAGAAAGTAGTATTAGATTTATTAAAAAAATGGTTTCCTAATAATCAAAAAGTAATAAACCTTATAAATGAGTTATATCAAAGATATCCGAAAGGTTTTTATGTTAATGCTGAGAAGAAAATGACAAATGCGAAAGCAGTGGCTAAATATATTGGAAGATACTTAGCTCGTCCAGCTATTGCAGAATATCGAATAGAAGAGTACGACGGTAAGAGTGTTCATTACTGGTATGAAGACCATAAGACAGGTAAACGAGTGGATAAGAGAATTCCTGTGTATAGATTCATATTTGAAATACTTCAACACGTTCCACCAAAACATTTTAGAATGGTAGGAAGATTTGGGTTGTATAGTAGAAGGTCTCATCATAAGGCACAACAAATATTAAGTTTGCATGCATTTATGAGAACGAAACAGATAGAATTACTTTTAGAGAAAAAACGTAAAAAGAAAACCTATCGACAACGTATGATTGAATCCTTTGAAAAGGATCCATTTGAATGTCCACATTGCCATCGACAGATGGAGCTTGTGGGAATATGGCATTCTGATTACGGTTGGTTATATCACTATATGGAGGATATAGAGATGGAAAGAAGGAGGAAATACGGAATTGGCAAACCAAAAAAGGCAGGATAA
- a CDS encoding FAD-dependent oxidoreductase yields MSFENLYYYKQVEKSSNPETVQKDLIIYGATPAGITAGVQAKRLGLSVAIAEFGRKIGGMSASGLGATDLGAEAAVGGLSNEFYREIGQYYGKDMQVTFEPKVAKYVFEKWVKENNIDVYFNQYLDSVKTEGGKITEITMEDGTVYKGNIFIDSSYEGDLLSKAGVSYFVGRESNATYKETYNGIQFGSPHHKFEKWIDPYLVEGNKDSGYLPGITETDMELLGYNGQGDKRIQAYNFRICLTQEENNRVPFPKPPNYHPNRYILLLRYIKAGFWDAMNLHTKIPNGKTDLNNHGAISTDNIGMNYEWPEGSYETREKIFQDHVTYDLGMLYFLSNDSRVPKAIQEEVSKWGLPKDEFEDTCNWPHQLYIREGRRMISDYVMTDNNCLGHTSVEDSIGLASYHMDSHNCRRVVIDGRCVNEGDVEIAISPYPISYRAIRPRAEECTNLLIPVCLSSSHIAYGSIRMEPIFMILGQSAGVAAALALKNKSSVQDIDYQTLKQELLKAGQVVDWDDSIEDDPIARMEETFGK; encoded by the coding sequence ATGAGCTTTGAGAATCTTTATTACTATAAACAGGTAGAAAAATCTTCTAACCCCGAAACTGTTCAAAAAGACCTCATCATTTATGGAGCTACCCCTGCTGGAATAACTGCAGGGGTCCAAGCTAAAAGGTTAGGTTTGTCTGTAGCAATTGCAGAATTCGGTAGAAAGATAGGAGGCATGTCTGCCAGCGGGTTAGGTGCCACTGATTTGGGGGCAGAAGCTGCTGTTGGTGGACTTTCCAATGAATTTTACCGAGAGATTGGACAGTATTATGGAAAAGATATGCAAGTAACTTTTGAACCAAAAGTAGCCAAGTATGTGTTCGAAAAGTGGGTAAAAGAAAACAATATCGATGTCTACTTTAATCAATATTTAGATAGTGTGAAAACAGAAGGTGGAAAGATTACGGAAATCACCATGGAAGATGGTACTGTCTATAAAGGTAATATATTCATTGACTCTTCTTACGAAGGAGATCTGTTGTCAAAAGCTGGCGTTTCCTATTTTGTTGGTCGAGAATCAAACGCCACGTATAAAGAAACGTATAATGGAATTCAATTTGGTAGCCCTCATCATAAGTTTGAGAAATGGATAGATCCATATTTGGTGGAAGGGAACAAAGATAGTGGATATCTTCCTGGTATAACAGAAACAGATATGGAGCTATTGGGCTACAATGGTCAAGGGGATAAAAGAATACAAGCTTACAATTTCCGTATTTGTCTAACTCAGGAGGAGAATAATAGAGTTCCTTTTCCTAAGCCTCCTAACTATCATCCAAATCGCTATATTTTATTATTAAGGTATATAAAAGCTGGTTTTTGGGATGCAATGAACCTCCATACAAAAATACCTAATGGTAAGACAGATTTGAATAATCATGGTGCAATATCAACAGATAATATAGGGATGAATTATGAATGGCCAGAAGGTAGTTATGAGACAAGAGAAAAAATCTTTCAGGATCATGTAACCTATGACCTTGGTATGTTGTACTTTTTGTCAAATGATAGTAGAGTTCCAAAAGCAATTCAGGAAGAAGTCTCAAAATGGGGCTTGCCAAAGGATGAGTTTGAAGATACATGCAATTGGCCCCATCAGTTATACATTAGAGAAGGAAGGAGGATGATCTCGGACTATGTAATGACGGACAATAATTGTCTAGGACATACTAGCGTTGAAGATTCCATTGGGCTCGCTTCCTACCATATGGACTCGCACAACTGTAGAAGGGTGGTAATAGATGGTCGATGTGTGAACGAAGGCGATGTAGAAATAGCCATCTCTCCGTATCCCATATCTTATCGAGCAATCCGTCCAAGAGCAGAAGAGTGTACGAATCTATTAATTCCTGTATGTCTATCCAGTTCTCATATCGCCTATGGTTCCATTAGGATGGAACCAATCTTTATGATTCTAGGACAGTCTGCAGGTGTAGCTGCAGCATTAGCATTGAAGAATAAGTCCAGTGTTCAAGACATTGACTATCAAACACTAAAACAGGAGCTTCTGAAAGCAGGTCAAGTTGTTGATTGGGATGATTCCATTGAAGATGATCCAATTGCTAGGATGGAAGAAACGTTTGGTAAATAA
- a CDS encoding carbohydrate ABC transporter permease, with translation MATSNSNLSTESKFLINKKKKPFSNKLSDSIAGWLFISPMFLGFSIFMFGPLVYAFFMSLHEWPLLGEQTFIGLENYQSLGQDGSFLNSLNVTILFSLGLVPLNIILAMFLAGLLKEKFIGVGFFRTAIFVPVVTSLIVWAIVWKNLLATELGFINQLLDLIGIQGPSWLLDQSTALPSVILVSVLKNVGLNMILFLTAMQQVPGELYEAAELDGASAFRRFRSVTLPLITPTIFLTMIITTIGAMKIFGQVYVMTRGGPVDSTKVLVYYIWETAFRHFDMGYASALAFVLFFILLAFTILSWVVRKRWVFHEE, from the coding sequence ATGGCTACATCTAATAGCAACCTCTCAACCGAAAGTAAATTTTTGATAAATAAGAAAAAGAAACCTTTTAGCAATAAATTAAGTGATTCTATAGCTGGATGGCTATTTATCTCTCCCATGTTCTTAGGGTTTTCAATCTTTATGTTTGGTCCTCTCGTTTATGCATTTTTTATGAGTTTGCACGAATGGCCGCTACTAGGAGAGCAAACTTTTATTGGATTAGAAAATTATCAGTCATTGGGGCAAGATGGCTCTTTTCTAAACTCTTTAAATGTAACCATATTATTCAGCTTAGGATTAGTCCCTTTAAACATTATACTGGCTATGTTTTTAGCTGGATTGTTGAAAGAAAAGTTTATTGGAGTCGGTTTCTTTAGAACCGCAATTTTTGTACCTGTAGTCACATCATTAATTGTTTGGGCAATAGTTTGGAAAAACCTACTAGCTACTGAACTCGGGTTTATCAATCAACTGCTAGACTTGATTGGTATTCAAGGTCCGTCTTGGCTCTTGGATCAAAGTACCGCATTACCTTCCGTTATCTTGGTCAGTGTATTAAAAAATGTAGGGCTAAATATGATTTTATTTTTAACAGCTATGCAGCAAGTACCTGGTGAATTATATGAGGCCGCGGAACTGGATGGAGCATCTGCCTTCAGAAGATTTAGGAGTGTTACTCTGCCTCTTATAACTCCAACGATTTTCTTAACGATGATTATCACTACGATAGGTGCAATGAAAATCTTTGGGCAGGTCTATGTTATGACACGTGGTGGACCAGTCGACAGTACAAAGGTTCTTGTTTATTACATATGGGAGACGGCATTCAGGCATTTTGATATGGGATATGCTTCCGCATTAGCATTCGTTCTATTCTTTATCTTACTTGCGTTTACCATATTGTCATGGGTAGTTAGAAAGAGGTGGGTTTTCCATGAGGAATAA